One genomic window of Salmo salar chromosome ssa12, Ssal_v3.1, whole genome shotgun sequence includes the following:
- the LOC106565477 gene encoding class E basic helix-loop-helix protein 40: MEMERIPSAQPTTKHQQAELSDMQGMDFPMYVYKSRRGMKRGDDSKETYKLPHRLIEKKRRDRINECIAQLKDLLPEHLKLTTLGHLEKAVVLELTLKHVKALTTLLENQQQKILSLQNGMQIEQSSSSQENSEEVFRSGFHVCAKEVLQYLVNQEGHGDLTSSHMVNHMHKVSAEVLQGPPRSPCKPRPEETTSHYQHHQAHREKPAGQPPKPSEGHGKNCVPVIQRRYAHAGGEQSGSDTDTDSGYGGEQVEHLASHAGYYGQEKQLKRALGEKRASFCIKQEDEPCHKRSRVESSEDESLSGGESSSSSSSGHGSYMSAYSPHQAQPHPLCMPFYLIPPSAAAYLPMLEKCWYSGAMPMIYPGLGGSVQGMPSDRHAPSPSIMMSPRGRSPSPPTVAQSPMDSPAFLQVLKQVLPMNLETKD; encoded by the exons ATGGAAATGGAAAGGATTCCAAGTGCGCAACCCACCACCAAGCACCAGCAGGCTGAGCTGTCTGACATGCAAGG GATGGATTTCCCTATGTATGTATACAAATCCCGTCGGGGAATGAAACGAGGAGATGACAGCAAG GAAACCTACAAACTGCCTCATCGACTTATCGAGAAGAAAAGGCGTGACAGGATAAACGAGTGCATCGCTCAGTTGAAAGATTTATTGCCCGAGCACCTGAAACTTACA ACTCTTGGCCATCTGGAGAAGGCTGTGGTTTTGGAGCTCACGCTCAAGCATGTGAAAGCTCTAACCACTCTACTGGAAAACCAGCAGCAGAAAATCCTCAGTCTGCAGAATGGCATGCAAATCg AGCAGTCCTCTTCCAGCCAGGAGAACAGTGAGGAGGTCTTCcgctcaggcttccatgtctgtGCCAAGGAGGTGCTGCAGTACCTGGTCAACCAGGAGGGTCACGGTGACCTTACATCCTCCCACATGGTCAACCACATGCACAAGGTGTCCGCTGAGGTCCTCCAGGGTCCTCCCCGTAGCCCCTGCAAACCCCGGCCTGAAGAGACCACCAGCCACTACCAACATCATCAGGCCCACAGGGAGAAGCCTGCAGGCCAGCCCCCCAAGCCCAGTGAAGGCCATGGGAAGAACTGCGTTCCCGTCATCCAGCGGAGGTATGCCCATGCGGGAGGCGAGCAGAGCGGCAgtgatacagacacagacagcggcTACGGTGGCGAGCAGGTTGAGCATCTGGCATCGCATGCAGGGTACTACGGCCAGGAGAAACAGCTGAAGAGGGCGCTGGGCGAAAAGAGGGCGTCATTTTGCATTAAGCAGGAAGATGAGCCGTGCCACAAACGCAGCCGGGTCGAGTCATCCGAGGACGAGTCTCTCTCGGGCGGAGAGTCATCCTCATCGTCCTCCAGCGGCCACGGCAGCTACATGAGCGCCTACTCCCCTCACCAGGCCCAACCTCATCCCCTCTGCATGCCCTTCTACCTCATCCCCCCCTCTGCCGCAGCCTATCTGCCCATGCTGGAGAAGTGCTGGTACTCAGGGGCCATGCCCATGATTTACCCTGGCCTGGGGGGCTCCGTGCAGGGTATGCCTAGTGACAGGCATGCCCCCTCTCCCTCGATCATGATGTCCCCCAGGGggcgctctccctctccccccaccgTAGCCCAAAGCCCCATGGACTCCCCAGCCTTCCTCCAAGTGTTAAAGCAGGTACTTCCCATGAACCTGGAAACCAAAGACTGA
- the LOC106565478 gene encoding tubulin monoglycylase TTLL3, whose translation MQHMPQGRVRCSPFNLPEINPDRLKTAKALVEKAVQLRRVFSVQGPYPVIRAALQARGWVERRLPRPAPKPAGHCHGEDDGEDGDDSNDGNDRGVKGARGHDPDDMYDLMSRLVRNETTYFYWTTRRDEIDCRSLRKDQMTNHYAKSGTFTTKVGLCVNLRNLQWFDATNPDTFFPRCYRLGADDEKHAFIEDFRRTACTSLLQHIVERSDGEGRERVEAEEEKVEENLSQSEGPRKRRATRLVSPRMIDKALHVCQEFLNSLDHIDIDVTMETPPSLTEQQWVKFMHDYYLVVHEGVGIEGSGVYVERCQAMLNRLQVCPQLETDGLHNIWIIKPGAKSRGRGIMCMNRLEEILRLVDSDPSLIKDSKWVVQKYLERPLLVYATKFDLRQWFLVTDWNPLTVWFYRECYLRFSTQPYSTQTLDSSVHLCNNSIQKHFQPSQWRHPEVPKDNMWSCSQFRAFLRAQGQGASWGALVVPGMQRAVVHALQTAQDLVEGRRGSFELYGADFMLGRDLRPWLLEINASPTMAPSTAVTARLCPAVQLDTLKVVLDRRADPGAYTGGFQLIYKQATVEVPQYMGVNLLVEGAPLRRPRLPPHRIRVILDPPLTTHIHTRTNQSAPEAEDKPSSHRPSPCRRPSGKENQSGLRGNRFHKRDEEGGALGRQHTSPTLRLSQRMATERPLALHGEHQKRARCLGMSLSSNWPLRLVPRTLSHSLSTPCGILGGDTHPSQPNPHPRPAPGPRTARPFLPQSSLGPPRKAPTRSLPTLYGPIPALEVFGLRPSPLTEPLSGPCPTLASDPGLRIHQFLPHFHRQAMATYKGDCASGGPKSS comes from the exons ATGCAGCACATGCCtc AGGGGAGAGTGCGTTGCAGTCCGTTTAACCTGCCAGAGATAAACCCAGACAGGCTGAAGACTGCCAAGGCTCTGGTGGAGAAGGCTGTCCAG ctgcggAGGGTTTTCTCTGTACAGGGCCCCTATCCTGTGATCCGTGCTGCCTTGCAGGCCAGAGGTTGGGTGGAGCGTCGACTGCCACGCCCCGCCCCAAAACCAGCAGGCCATTGTCATGGTGAAGACGATGGTGAGGATGGGGATGACAGTAATGATGGCAACG ACAGAGGGGTGAAGGGGGCGAGGGGGCACGACCCTGATGACATGTATGACCTCATG TCTCGTCTGGTGCGAAATGAAACAACATACTTCTACTGGACGACACGGAGGGATGAGATTGACTGCCGCTCGTTACGGAAGGACCAGATGACCAATCACTATGCAAAGTCGGGCACTTTTACCACCAAG gtgggtCTGTGTGTGAACTTGAGGAACCTTCAGTGGTTTGATGCTACAAACCCAGACACATTCTTCCCACGATGCTACAGGCTCGGGGCAGACGATGAGAAACATGCCTTCATTG AAGACTTCAGGAGGACCGCATGTACTAGTCTACTCCAGCACATAGTGGAACGGAGTgatggagagggaagagagcgagTAGAGGCAGAGGAAGAAAAGGTGGAAGAGAACTTGTCACAATCCGAGG GCCCTAGGAAACGCAGAGCAACTCGATTGGTCAGTCCAAGAATGATTGACAAGGCTTTGCACGTATGCCAGGAGTTTCTCAACAGCTTGGACCACATTGACattgatgtcaccatggaaacgcCACCCTCCCTCACAGAACAGCAGTGGGTCAAGTTCATGCATGACTACTACCTGGTCGTCCA tGAAGGTGTGGGGATTGAGGGCAGTGGTGTGTATGTGGAGCGTTGTCAGGCCATGCTGAATAGACTACAGGTGTGTCCACAGCTGGAGACGGATGGCCTCCACAACATCTGGATCATCAAACCAGGGGCCAAGTCACGGGGCAGGG GTATAATGTGTATGAATCGCCTGGAGGAGATCTTGAGGCTGGTGGACAGTGACCCGTCCCTAATCAAGGACAGTAAGTGGGTGGTGCAGAAGTACCTGGAGCGCCCCCTGTTGGTCTATGCCACCAAGTTCGACCTGCGCCAGTGGTTCCTGGTCACAGACTGGAACCCCCTGACCGTGTGGTTCTACCGCGAGTGCTACCTGCGCTTCTCCACCCAACCCTACTCCACACAGACCCTGGATAG CTCAGTCCACCTGTgcaacaactccattcagaagCATTTCCAGCCGTCTCAATGGCGCCACCCGGAGGTGCCCAAGGACAACATGTGGTCGTGCTCCCAGTTCCGGGCCTTCCTGCGTGCCCAGGGCCAGGGGGCATCGTGGGGGGCGCTGGTGGTGCCTGGGATGCAGCGGGCAGTGGTCCACGCCCTCCAGACTGCCCAGGACCTGGTGGAGGGGCGCAGGGGCAGCTTTGAGCTCTACGGGGCAGACTTCATGCTGGGTCGGGACCTGAGGCCCTGGCTACTGGAGATCAACGCCAGCCCTACGATGGCCCCCTCCACGGCAGTCACCGCCCGCCTCTGCCCTGCCGTGCAGCTGGATACCCTCAAGGTGGTGCTGGACCGACGGGCGGACCCTGGTGCCTATACAGGGGGCTTTCAGCTCATCTACAAACAG GCTACAGTTGAAGTCCCTCAGTACATGGGAGTTAACCTCCTGGTGGAGGGAGCCCCACTAAGACGACCCCGACTGCCCCCACATAGAATCCGTGTCATCCTTGACCCCCCTCtcaccacacacattcacacccgTACCAACCAGTCAGCCCCAGAAGCAGAAGACAAACCCTCCAGTCATAGACCATCCCCATGCCGCCGCCCCTCGGGCAAAGAGAACCAATCAGGGTTAAGGGGGAATAGGTTCCACAAACGAGATGAAGAGGGTGGAGCTCTGGGGCGCCAGCACACCTCCCCTACTCTGAGGTTGTCTCAGAGAATGGCAACAGAGCGCCCTCTGGCACTCCACGGCGAGCACCAGAAGAGGGCTCGTTGCCTGGGGATGAGTCTGAGCAGCAATTGGCCTCTCCGCCTGGTACCCAGGACTCTGTCCCACTCCCTTAGCACCCCCTGTGGCATATTAGGGGGTGACACCCACCCCTCTCAACCTAACCCCCACCCCAGGCCTGCCCCAGGACCCCGCACCGCCCGACCCTTCCTCCCCCAGTCCTCCCTGGGACCACCACGCAAGGCTCCAACCCGGAGCCTGCCCACACTCTACGGCCCCATCCCAGCCCTGGAGGTCTTTGGCCTGCGCCCCAGCCCACTGACAGAACCCTTATCTGGGCCCTGCCCAACTCTGGCCTCCGACCCTGGCCTCCGCATACACCAGTTCCTCCCCCACTTCCACAGGCAGGCTATGGCCACCTATAAAGGAGACTGCGCCAGCGGAGGACCCAAATCCTCTTGA